One Rosa chinensis cultivar Old Blush chromosome 5, RchiOBHm-V2, whole genome shotgun sequence genomic region harbors:
- the LOC112168381 gene encoding uncharacterized protein LOC112168381: MACNGSSSAMLRSHKDNLCHPLSYDLMENHKFAWHNLSMPEHLRWFCGILNSFVLRNVEGTPLSTAGPQLKTKLASEPSKINLAHQDSVILKQQQNKGEQSSPKVGLPAPNVVNDVKSESNGIGVTHQPNKHPADKEKVAPLPANKKKVQSDKSSSASGGSLANLWGRASVKSKSNSTAENSNLIPTHTGASAEAQICAREAEPGVISDDDDQDVNFKRASGSEVTRKRRVVFDFSDEDECEDAVNLASPEYPKGKSCQELKESSKTLVPLKTNLNFDEQVEDKPEVKEEISVDGKSDPPCREDSTVVSKESNSGIILTEKTDRSVPEKDVNKMDKLATAAKTQIDAGIILTEKKRNSVPEKDVNKMDKLTNGASRSPQRRKFLKTRIDERGREVTEVIWEGKETEAKKADSSATMKADSSTTKKADNTVTSVTNRPAAAQKSVANTGPKNQTAKAGGKKAVNKDPKQGNILSFFKKV, translated from the exons ATGGCTTGTAATGGTTCAAGTAGCGCAATGCTTCGAAGTCATAAAGATAATCTTTGCCACCCATTGTCTTATGATCTTATGGAAAATCACAAATTTGCGTGGCACAATTTGAGTATGCCGGAGCATCTTCGATG GTTCTGCGGCATTCTCAATTCCTTTGTTTTGCGTAATGTAGAGG GAACACCATTGAGCACTGCAGGTCCACAACTGAAGACCAAATTAGCTTCAGAGCcatcaaaaattaatttagCTCATCAAGATAGTGTGATTTTAAAACAGCAACAGAATAAAGGAGAACAATCTAGTCCGAAAGTTGGTTTGCCGGCTCCCAATGTGGTAAACGATGTCAAAAGTGAAAGCAATGGCATAGGAGTTACTCATCAGCCTAACAAACATCCTGCAGACAAAGAGAAAGTTGCTCCTCTTCCTGCTAACAAAAAGAAGGTCCAGAGTGATAAAAGCTCTTCTGCTTCTGGAGGTTCATTGGCAAATTTGTGGGGTCGTGCATCTGTGAAATCCAAGTCAAATTCTACAGCCGAAAATAGTAATTTGATTCCTACGCATACTG GAGCAAGTGCAGAGGCTCAAATTTGTGCTAGAGAAGCAGAACCTGGTGTCATCAGCGACGATGATGATCAAGATGTTAATTTTAAGAGAGCTTCCGGTTCTGAAGTCACTAGGAAACGGAGGGTTGTCTTTGATTTCTCCGATGAAGACGAATGTGAAGATGCAGTCAATTTAGCATCACCAGAGTATCCAAAAGGAAAATCATGTCAAGAGCTCAAAGAAAGTAGCAAAACTTTGGTTCCACTTAAAACCAATTTGAACTTTGACGAGCAGGTAGAAGATAAACCAGAGGTCAAGGAAGAGATATCAGTTGACGGAAAATCTGACCCACCTTGCAGAGAAGATTCTACTGTTGTCagcaaggaaagtaattctggGATTATCCTGACAGAGAAAACAGACAGATCTGTTCCTGAAAAAGATGTGAACAAAATGGATAAGCTGGCCACTGCTGCTAAAACACAGATAGATGCTGGGATTATCCTAACTGAGAAAAAACGTAACTCTGTGCCTGAAAAAGATGTGAACAAAATGGATAAACTGACCAACGGTGCATCAAGATCTCCGCAAAGAAGAAAATTTTTGAAGACGCGGATTGATGAACGTGGAAGAGAAG TAACTGAGGTAATATGGGAGGGCAAGGAGACAGAAGCAAAGAAAGCTGACAGCAGTGCAACCATGAAAGCTGACAGCAGTACAACAAAGAAAGCTGATAATACAGTTACCAGTGTTACGAACAG GCCTGCCGCAGCTCAGAAGTCAGTGGCGAACACTGGGCCGAAAAATCAAACTGCCAAAGCAGGAGGCAAGAAAGCAGTAAACAAGGATCCTAAGCAAGGAAATATTCTTTCATTCTTCAAGAAGGTCTAA
- the LOC112168389 gene encoding gamma-glutamyl hydrolase 2 — translation MPSPFLANPTSIPPPNSAESTSSDAPNDAVPASSSSSSSRCSEMWNYLWIPFLISLSKELTSAKAQSTPTILLPSQLAGSDSSQRCTALDPKLNYRPVIGILSHPGDGASGRLSNATGTSYIAASYVKFVESAGARVIPLIYNEPSDVLFQKLNLVNGVLFTGGWAKSGRYYGVAEKIFKMILKKNDAGDHFPLYAICLGFELLTMIISKNKKILESFSAADMASTLQFTETNIEGTVFQRFPPDLLRKLSTDCIVMQNHHYGISPETLEESQDLSSFFKILTTSTDKDDKVYVSTVHAYHYPVTAFQWHPEKNAFEWGLPMIPHSEDAIHVTQHIANFLCSEARKSLNRPPIQDVLDNLIYNYSPTFCGKAGKGYDEVYIFKQPSLAHL, via the exons ATGCCCTCCCCCTTTCTCGCTAATCCCACCTCTATCCCTCCTCCCAACTCCGCCGAGTCCACCTCCTCCGACGCCCCAAACGACGCCGTtcccgcctcctcctcctcctcctcctcgcgCTGCTCGGAAATGTGGAACTATCTCTGGATCCCCTTCCTGATTTCCCTCTCCAAGGAGCTCACCTCCGCCAAGGCGCAGTCCACGCCGACGATTCTGCTCCCGAGTCAACTCGCTGGCTCCGACTCGTCGCAGAGGTGTACGGCGCTCGACCCCAAGCTCAATTACCGCCCGGTGATCGGTATTCTCAGCCATCCCGGCGACGGCGCCTCCGGTCGGCTCAGTAATGCTACCGGTACTTCCTACATCGCCGCCTCCTACGTCAAGTTCGTTGAATCCGCCGGTGCTCGCGTTATTCCGCTCATCTACAACGAGCCTTCTGATGTTCTCTTCCAG AAGCTCAATCTGGTCAATGGCGTGCTTTTCACTGGAGGCTGGGCTAAAAGTGGGCGGTACTATGGAGTTGCTGAGAAAATATTTAAG ATGATTTTAAAGAAGAATGATGCTGGTGACCATTTTCCATTATATGCCATCTGCTTGGGTTTCGAACTTCTAACAATGATCATCAGCAAG AACAAGAAAATTCTGGAGTCATTCAGTGCTGCAGATATGGCATCAACTTTACAATTTACCGAGACAAATATTGAGGGAACTGTGTTTCAAAG ATTTCCGCCTGATTTGCTTAGAAAGTTGAGCACAGATTGTATTGTCATGCAAAACCACCAT TATGGTATCTCACCAGAGACGTTGGAAGAGAGCCAAGATCTATCAAGTTTTTTTAAGATCTTGACAACCAGTACTGATAAAGATGATAAG GTCTATGTCTCCACAGTACATGCATACCACTATCCTGTGACTGCCTTCCAATGGCATCCGGAG AAAAATGCTTTTGAATGGGGGTTACCGATGATTCCACACTCAGAAGATGCCATTCACGTGACTCAGCACATAGCAAACTTTTT ATGCAGCGAGGCAAGGAAGTCATTAAACAGGCCACCTATTCAGGATGTCCTCGACAATCTCATCTACAATTACAGTCCAACATTTTGTGGGAAGGCAGG GAAGGGATACGATGAAGTTTACATCTTTAAACAACCTTCACTCGCACATTTGTAA
- the LOC112202549 gene encoding uncharacterized protein LOC112202549 encodes MYNLVHPVISGMITIFTSGFRRKMIWNFVGLFCFFRGKEDTAGDPGPEEPEKILERPQSPVEPQTGSDEVKPKLVFCLICKGNGDHETINCPDKSEGYVTLCRICDDGPCENEDDPDHKEEHYEYLMRCNCCGAIGKHWEDTCSMNSSDNDCDFDPPSCLQ; translated from the exons ATGTACAACCTCGTGCACCCTGTGATTTCCGGTATGATTACGATTTTTACATCAGGATTCCGGAGGAAGATGATCTGGAATTTTGTTGGTCTTTTCTGCTTCTTTCGAGGAAAAGAAG ACACAGCCGGAGATCCTGGACCAGAAGAGCCGGAGAAGATCCTTGAGCGCCCTCAGTCTCCTG tgGAACCGCAAACAGGCAGCGACGAAGTAAAACCAAAACTTGTGTTTTGTTTGATCTGTAAAGGGAATGGCGACCACGAAACTATAAATTGCCCGGACAAATCAGAGGGATATGTAACCCTTTGTAGGATTTGTGATGACGGTCCATGTGAAAATGAGGATGATCCAGACCACAAGGAAGAACATTATGAATATCTCATGCGTTGTAACTGTTGTGGAGCTATCGGTAAACACTGGGAAGATACCTGCTCTATGAATTCCAGCGACAACGATTGCGACTTTGATCCTCCTTCTTGTCTCCAATAA